One part of the Tautonia rosea genome encodes these proteins:
- a CDS encoding DUF488 domain-containing protein — MASRRQLWTVGYGAWAASVRADRLVKALVDRGITRLVDVRIAPCSSDLDPKRTYGPRPWHLHAGEAGINTLLGQSGIAYEWIVELGNPQRQDPSMAVLRAHLADPSGDWPVHRGLARLADRVRQPGAVVCLLCACAEANRCHRTVIAHALNDRSFSGELEILDVRAGGRRH; from the coding sequence ATGGCATCGCGTCGGCAGCTCTGGACGGTTGGCTATGGAGCCTGGGCGGCTTCGGTGCGGGCGGATCGGCTGGTCAAGGCTCTGGTCGATCGGGGGATTACCCGGCTGGTCGATGTCCGGATCGCCCCGTGTTCGTCCGACCTCGACCCGAAGCGGACCTACGGCCCTCGTCCCTGGCATCTTCACGCAGGAGAAGCAGGGATCAACACGCTGCTCGGTCAATCGGGGATTGCGTATGAGTGGATCGTCGAGTTGGGCAACCCGCAACGGCAGGACCCGAGCATGGCCGTCCTTCGTGCCCATCTGGCCGACCCCTCCGGAGACTGGCCAGTGCATCGCGGCCTGGCTCGCCTGGCCGATCGAGTCCGGCAACCAGGGGCGGTGGTCTGCTTACTCTGCGCCTGTGCCGAGGCGAACCGGTGCCATCGAACCGTGATTGCGCACGCACTGAACGATCGGTCCTTCTCGGGAGAGCTGGAAATTCTCGATGTACGGGCAGGAGGCAGGAGGCACTAG
- a CDS encoding serine/threonine-protein kinase, whose amino-acid sequence MESPRSEHLRNATDRLAETIDLATAEAIERGEVPANAPESSGVSGGQSQQDGRPVEVVEGAVDLSDETRLLLCVRLRAVAIILLTGFGAFFVRNQFLDPGSAGVNLFVRIFHAVALVTQGALIALLSERNDWSMQRLRQFEFALFSSALAFFGTLHFASTTRWIERGDTVIRNTLASESPPDLATISALVQAAGRLIASVEMTVIYVMILIILYGLFIPNRWRRAAIAVGLIFAITGLVQMSVMIRTAGRQSMVEQLATFEQISTNLLILFLAVLIAVYGTHLINALRVEAFEARRLGQYVLRDRIGGGGMGEVHLAEHKLLKRPCAIKLIRPDRAGDPVVLRRFELEVRAMARLTHWNTIEVYDYGRTEDGTFYYVMEYLRGLPLDTLVERHGPLDPGRVAYLLRQACDSLAEAHSAGMIHRDLKPANLFAAIRGGRCDVTKVLDFGLVKTVGGDSAETGIDRLDVVTGTPLYMSPEQATGDPRLDLRSDLYALGAVAYYLLTGRPPHLGDTPLRVMAAVARDPVVPPSRLRKSMPEDLERVVLRCLSKDPLNRFPTAEALGQALADCSCAEHWNATLAAQWWRTSEPETLAKT is encoded by the coding sequence ATGGAATCGCCTCGATCCGAACACCTCCGGAACGCGACCGACCGACTGGCCGAAACCATCGATCTGGCCACCGCCGAGGCCATCGAGCGCGGCGAGGTTCCCGCGAACGCTCCCGAGTCCTCGGGAGTCTCGGGGGGGCAAAGCCAGCAAGACGGCCGACCGGTCGAGGTCGTCGAGGGCGCGGTCGATCTGTCGGACGAGACGCGGCTGTTGCTTTGTGTGCGGCTCAGGGCGGTGGCGATCATCTTGCTGACGGGCTTCGGCGCCTTCTTCGTGCGCAACCAGTTTCTCGACCCCGGATCCGCCGGGGTGAACCTGTTCGTCCGGATTTTTCACGCGGTGGCCCTGGTGACGCAGGGGGCCCTGATCGCCTTGCTCTCGGAGCGGAACGACTGGTCGATGCAGCGGCTTCGCCAGTTCGAATTTGCCCTGTTCAGCTCCGCTTTGGCCTTCTTCGGCACCTTGCACTTCGCCTCGACCACCCGATGGATCGAGCGGGGCGATACGGTCATCCGCAACACGCTTGCCAGCGAGTCTCCGCCCGACCTGGCCACCATCAGCGCCCTGGTTCAGGCCGCCGGACGGTTGATTGCCAGTGTCGAGATGACGGTTATCTATGTGATGATTTTAATTATTCTCTACGGGCTTTTTATTCCGAACCGGTGGCGACGTGCCGCCATTGCCGTCGGCCTGATCTTCGCGATTACCGGCCTGGTGCAAATGTCGGTGATGATTCGGACCGCCGGCCGACAGTCAATGGTCGAGCAACTGGCGACCTTCGAGCAGATTTCGACCAACCTGCTCATCCTGTTTCTCGCAGTCCTGATCGCCGTCTACGGCACCCATTTGATCAACGCCTTGCGGGTCGAAGCCTTCGAGGCTCGACGGCTTGGCCAGTATGTGCTGCGCGATCGAATCGGCGGCGGCGGCATGGGAGAGGTGCATCTGGCCGAGCACAAGCTCTTGAAGCGCCCCTGCGCGATCAAGCTCATCCGACCCGACCGCGCGGGCGACCCGGTCGTCTTGCGCCGGTTCGAGCTGGAAGTCCGCGCGATGGCCCGCCTGACCCACTGGAACACGATCGAGGTCTACGACTACGGCCGGACCGAGGACGGCACGTTCTATTATGTGATGGAATACCTTCGCGGCTTGCCGCTCGATACCCTGGTCGAACGTCACGGGCCGCTCGATCCGGGACGGGTTGCCTACCTGCTCCGCCAGGCGTGCGACTCGCTGGCCGAGGCCCACTCGGCCGGAATGATCCACCGCGACCTGAAACCGGCGAACCTGTTCGCTGCCATTCGAGGAGGACGGTGCGACGTGACCAAGGTGCTCGACTTCGGCCTGGTCAAGACCGTCGGCGGCGACTCGGCCGAGACCGGTATCGACCGGCTCGACGTCGTTACGGGCACGCCGCTCTACATGTCTCCGGAACAGGCGACCGGCGACCCGAGGCTCGACCTCCGCAGCGATCTCTACGCCCTCGGCGCCGTCGCCTACTACCTGCTGACCGGCCGGCCGCCTCACCTGGGAGACACCCCGTTGCGGGTGATGGCCGCCGTGGCGAGAGATCCGGTCGTCCCTCCCTCTCGGCTCCGGAAGTCGATGCCGGAGGACCTGGAACGGGTCGTCCTGCGCTGCCTGTCGAAAGATCCGCTCAACCGGTTCCCGACGGCCGAGGCCCTTGGCCAGGCTCTGGCCGACTGCTCGTGCGCCGAGCACTGGAATGCCACCCTCGCCGCGCAATGGTGGCGGACCTCCGAACCCGAAACCCTGGCGAAGACCTGA
- a CDS encoding molybdenum ABC transporter ATP-binding protein produces the protein MRHRVHPGLVLDATVTVGREVVVLFGRSGAGKTTLLRLIAGLDQPDEGRVRLGGRLLLDRHTRVCEPLRRRRIGMIFQDDRLFPHLSVAGNLRFGLAGWPRRDAQGRLAEVAALCGVDALLDRRPSTLSGGERQRVALARALAPRPELLLCDEPFSALDLDARDALVDRLRRIQRREGVPVLYVTHSPAEASRLGDRLLLLDGGRIVAEGPPGDLLSRRFSLRDDGNGTTRADSQTNTLRGIVTGHEEHSTRLLLDGGPDLIVPKVNHPIGAEVVVSVGADEIDLLLGPVAGLSARNLIPGEVERCVPLGALTEVIVTTGAVRWSVRITTEATDALALQPGLAVRMIVRARSVRVGTEGSQDGF, from the coding sequence GTGAGGCATCGGGTGCATCCCGGATTGGTGCTCGACGCAACCGTGACCGTCGGCCGCGAGGTGGTCGTGCTGTTCGGGCGGTCGGGGGCGGGGAAAACGACCTTGCTGCGCCTGATTGCCGGGCTCGATCAACCGGACGAAGGCCGGGTCCGCCTGGGCGGCCGGCTTCTCCTCGATCGACACACGCGGGTCTGCGAGCCGCTGCGACGGCGTCGGATCGGCATGATCTTTCAGGACGACCGGCTCTTTCCTCATCTGAGTGTCGCGGGCAACCTCCGGTTTGGCCTGGCCGGGTGGCCGAGGCGAGACGCCCAGGGCCGTCTGGCCGAGGTGGCGGCGCTCTGCGGGGTCGACGCCTTGCTCGATCGGCGGCCGAGCACACTCTCGGGAGGGGAACGGCAGCGGGTCGCGCTCGCCCGAGCCCTGGCGCCGAGGCCCGAGCTGCTGCTTTGCGACGAGCCGTTCAGCGCCCTGGATCTGGACGCCCGAGACGCCCTGGTTGATCGCCTTCGCCGCATCCAGCGCCGCGAAGGGGTGCCGGTGCTGTATGTCACCCACAGCCCGGCCGAGGCCTCGCGCCTCGGCGATCGCCTGCTGCTGCTCGACGGGGGCCGGATCGTCGCCGAAGGCCCCCCCGGTGACCTTCTGAGCCGGCGGTTTTCCCTGCGGGACGACGGGAATGGGACGACTCGGGCAGACTCTCAGACCAACACGTTGCGAGGGATCGTGACCGGGCACGAGGAACACTCGACCCGCCTGCTCCTCGACGGCGGCCCGGACCTGATCGTCCCGAAGGTCAATCACCCGATCGGGGCCGAGGTCGTCGTCTCGGTCGGGGCCGATGAGATTGACCTGCTGCTCGGGCCAGTCGCCGGGCTCAGTGCGCGAAACCTGATTCCCGGCGAGGTTGAGCGTTGTGTGCCGCTTGGCGCCTTGACCGAGGTGATTGTGACCACCGGCGCGGTACGATGGAGTGTCCGCATCACAACCGAAGCCACCGACGCCTTGGCGTTGCAACCGGGGCTCGCAGTCCGGATGATCGTCAGGGCGAGGAGTGTTCGGGTCGGCACCGAGGGGTCTCAGGACGGCTTCTGA
- the modB gene encoding molybdate ABC transporter permease subunit: MSIETIGPLLLSIRVALLATLTVVVVGLPIAILLARGRFPGKGLLTGLMTLPLVLPPTVLGYVLLLMLGRQGPVGRVLEHLFGGVPVFHWSGLVIAATVAAFPLFLLPARGAIEAVDPGLEDAARLLGRRESSVLLRVTLPLAWRGLLAGALLAFARALGDFGASLMVAGDIPGRTRTAAMAIYDSVEAGQPATAAWLSTLIASVAIVLLIVVNRVMPGSSKPERTPLKPSE; the protein is encoded by the coding sequence GTGAGCATCGAGACGATCGGGCCGTTGCTGCTGTCGATCCGGGTGGCGCTGCTGGCGACCCTGACGGTGGTCGTTGTCGGTCTGCCGATCGCGATTCTGCTGGCCCGGGGGCGGTTTCCGGGTAAAGGGTTGCTCACAGGGCTCATGACGCTGCCGCTGGTCTTGCCGCCGACGGTCCTCGGCTACGTTTTGCTGTTGATGCTCGGACGCCAGGGGCCGGTGGGGAGGGTGCTGGAGCATCTGTTCGGCGGGGTGCCGGTCTTTCACTGGTCGGGGCTGGTGATCGCGGCGACCGTGGCGGCCTTTCCGCTGTTCCTGCTACCGGCTCGGGGGGCGATCGAGGCGGTCGATCCGGGGCTGGAAGACGCGGCCCGATTGCTCGGCCGACGCGAGTCGAGCGTCTTGCTTCGGGTGACGCTCCCGCTGGCCTGGCGAGGGCTTCTGGCCGGAGCCTTGCTCGCCTTTGCCCGAGCCCTGGGAGACTTCGGCGCCTCGTTGATGGTCGCCGGCGACATTCCCGGCCGGACCCGCACCGCGGCGATGGCCATTTATGATTCGGTCGAGGCCGGGCAACCGGCCACCGCGGCCTGGCTCTCGACCCTGATCGCGTCGGTGGCCATTGTGCTCTTGATTGTGGTCAATCGGGTCATGCCCGGCTCCTCGAAACCGGAGCGCACGCCCTTGAAGCCGAGCGAATGA
- a CDS encoding bifunctional 4-hydroxy-2-oxoglutarate aldolase/2-dehydro-3-deoxy-phosphogluconate aldolase: MSREATLKRVLDCGIVAVVRSESGEQLADVVRALADGGVTAAEITFTVPDATEVIRVVRKALGDRIVLGAGTVLDPETARAALLAGAEFLVSPTVNTEVIRLCRRYDKAIMPGAFTPTEVLTAWEAGADIVKVFPADVGGPGYLKALRGPLPQVRVMPTGGVDLTTAESFLKAGACCLGVGSSMVEPEAIRTGNLDRLRSLAEQYVAIVRKFRGQ, translated from the coding sequence ATGTCTCGCGAAGCGACCCTCAAGCGCGTGCTCGATTGCGGCATCGTGGCCGTCGTCCGATCTGAATCGGGTGAACAACTGGCCGACGTGGTCCGCGCCCTGGCCGACGGCGGCGTGACGGCCGCCGAGATCACCTTCACCGTCCCCGACGCCACCGAGGTCATCCGGGTCGTCCGCAAGGCGCTCGGCGACCGGATCGTCCTGGGGGCCGGCACTGTCCTCGACCCCGAGACCGCCCGCGCCGCCCTTTTGGCCGGGGCCGAGTTCCTCGTCTCGCCGACGGTCAACACCGAGGTCATCCGCCTCTGCCGACGCTACGACAAGGCGATCATGCCCGGCGCCTTCACCCCGACCGAGGTCCTGACCGCCTGGGAGGCCGGCGCCGACATCGTCAAGGTCTTCCCCGCCGACGTCGGCGGCCCCGGCTACCTCAAAGCCCTGCGCGGCCCCCTGCCCCAGGTCCGCGTCATGCCCACCGGCGGCGTCGACCTGACCACCGCCGAATCCTTCCTCAAGGCCGGCGCCTGCTGCCTCGGCGTCGGCTCCTCCATGGTCGAGCCCGAGGCCATCCGCACCGGCAACCTCGACCGCCTCCGCTCCCTCGCCGAGCAATACGTCGCCATCGTCCGCAAGTTCCGCGGGCAATAA
- a CDS encoding Xaa-Pro dipeptidyl-peptidase, which yields MIAIQAGSKSEPITTRRGSSDREHVGRRAIGLALAALAGFVGTAAAQEAPEAKHHIEDGMAQEVPAFSDPDLWVRHDLWVEAEFDSDDDGKPDRMHVGVTRPKQTETEGLKVPAIYVSSPYFAGTAGSAQSLMWDVRHELGAEPPARPDPPEIRRRENRPIISNDEVKTWLPRGFAVVHSSSPGTGLSQGCVTIGGDNESLAPKAVIDWLNGRAKGFTSPDGDEEVVADWCTGKVGMTGTSYNGTLALAAATTGVEGLEAIIPIAPNTSYYHYYRSHGLVRSPGGYLGEDIDVLYDFVRSGNPERRPHCDCTVRDTEMAEQMDRLTGDLNDFWAGRDYLNELGPLKAPTLMAHAFNDWNVMPEHSVRIYEAIKAKGVPAQIYFHQGGHGGPPPPDQVNRWFTRYLLGVENGVEQEPLAWIVREQDDRTKPTAYPDYPHPDAEPAVLHPTPGAPKAGGLVLDPLDDAQGTETLVDNVSFDGATLAKAEWTNHRLLYATPPLSTEVHLSGTPRLTIRLASNTPAANLSVWLVALPWESGPRSSITDNIITRGWADPQNSQSLSESAPLTPGEFVTLSFDLQPDDQIIPEGQQIALMIFSSDREFTLWPEPGTELTVDLDATSLELPVVGGADRLAEAIRDAEEQPPRVDTSE from the coding sequence ATGATCGCGATTCAGGCTGGATCAAAGAGCGAGCCGATCACCACGCGTCGGGGGTCGAGCGATCGGGAACACGTCGGGCGTCGGGCAATCGGGCTGGCGCTGGCGGCGCTGGCGGGGTTCGTCGGCACGGCCGCAGCGCAAGAGGCGCCCGAGGCGAAGCATCACATTGAGGACGGCATGGCGCAGGAAGTGCCGGCCTTCAGCGACCCGGACCTCTGGGTCCGGCACGACCTGTGGGTCGAGGCGGAGTTCGACTCCGACGACGACGGCAAGCCGGACCGGATGCACGTCGGCGTCACCCGGCCGAAGCAGACCGAGACGGAGGGGCTGAAGGTGCCGGCCATCTACGTCTCCAGCCCCTACTTCGCCGGCACGGCGGGATCGGCGCAGTCGCTCATGTGGGACGTCCGGCACGAGCTGGGGGCCGAGCCCCCGGCGCGCCCGGACCCACCGGAGATCCGCCGTCGCGAGAACCGGCCGATCATCTCCAACGACGAGGTCAAGACGTGGCTTCCTCGCGGGTTCGCGGTCGTGCACTCGTCGTCGCCGGGGACGGGGCTTTCGCAAGGGTGCGTGACGATCGGCGGCGACAACGAGTCGCTCGCCCCGAAGGCGGTCATCGACTGGCTCAACGGCCGGGCGAAAGGATTTACCTCCCCCGACGGCGACGAGGAGGTCGTGGCCGACTGGTGCACCGGGAAGGTCGGCATGACGGGCACCTCCTACAACGGCACGCTCGCCCTGGCCGCGGCGACGACCGGCGTCGAGGGCCTGGAGGCGATCATCCCGATCGCGCCCAACACGTCGTACTACCACTACTATCGGTCGCACGGCCTGGTCCGATCGCCGGGCGGCTATCTCGGCGAGGACATCGACGTCCTCTACGACTTCGTCCGCAGCGGCAACCCCGAACGCCGCCCGCACTGCGACTGCACCGTCCGAGACACCGAGATGGCCGAGCAGATGGACCGCCTGACCGGCGACCTCAACGACTTCTGGGCCGGCCGCGACTACCTCAACGAACTCGGTCCGCTGAAGGCCCCGACCTTGATGGCCCACGCCTTCAACGACTGGAACGTGATGCCCGAGCACAGCGTCCGGATCTACGAGGCGATCAAGGCCAAGGGAGTCCCGGCACAGATCTACTTCCATCAAGGAGGGCACGGCGGCCCGCCTCCCCCGGATCAGGTCAACCGATGGTTCACCCGGTATCTGCTCGGCGTCGAGAACGGCGTTGAGCAGGAGCCTCTGGCCTGGATCGTCCGAGAGCAGGACGACCGCACGAAGCCGACCGCCTATCCCGACTATCCGCACCCCGACGCCGAGCCAGCCGTCCTGCACCCGACGCCCGGCGCACCGAAGGCCGGCGGGCTCGTGCTCGATCCCCTCGACGACGCTCAGGGAACCGAGACGCTCGTCGATAACGTCTCGTTCGACGGCGCGACGCTGGCGAAGGCCGAATGGACCAACCATCGCCTCCTCTACGCCACCCCTCCCTTGAGCACCGAGGTCCACCTCTCGGGCACCCCCCGGCTGACGATTCGGCTGGCCTCGAACACGCCGGCGGCCAATCTGTCCGTCTGGCTCGTCGCCCTGCCCTGGGAATCCGGCCCCCGCTCGTCGATCACCGACAACATCATCACCCGAGGCTGGGCCGACCCGCAGAACTCCCAATCGCTCTCCGAGAGTGCGCCGCTGACCCCCGGCGAATTCGTCACCCTAAGCTTCGACCTCCAGCCCGACGATCAGATCATCCCCGAGGGGCAGCAGATCGCCCTCATGATCTTCTCCAGCGACCGCGAGTTCACCCTCTGGCCCGAGCCGGGAACGGAGCTGACGGTCGATCTCGACGCCACCTCGCTGGAACTGCCGGTCGTCGGCGGCGCCGATCGCCTGGCAGAGGCGATCCGCGATGCGGAGGAACAACCCCCTCGGGTCGACACCTCCGAGTGA
- a CDS encoding tetratricopeptide repeat protein, translated as MNAEVDIPDHPNGHRRDVAILLIVASLGLMAAPRAEAQGIEPGDRVVLASIDDVLKIEARIVASGAIHRVYTVGKVNGPWLWLEAEDLAGWIKSDRVLPFDQALEAASERIASANPSAEDYLTRGLLWADRGRPDLAEADFDEAIRLEPEWRTPWLNRGNLRRADGRPNEALDDLNRAVQLAPLDPLPYYNRGLTWLDLKEPKRAYDQFGLALRVDPNHAAARFNRAALGVALGLDGGAADAEAFLVLVGWYEALSPYAALLASLEHRREGREAQADGLLAAAAEDRDLSVWPGPILDYLLGDLPLEDLIAAAKTPDQQAEARAYAGIALQMEGQTDQARPLLQWVVESADPARIPHLLARSALEPPVNQEPDPAPDAQPGSESLP; from the coding sequence GTGAACGCAGAAGTCGACATCCCCGACCACCCCAACGGCCACCGACGCGACGTTGCAATCCTCTTGATCGTCGCATCGCTGGGCCTGATGGCCGCCCCTCGGGCCGAGGCGCAGGGAATCGAACCCGGCGACCGCGTCGTCCTCGCCTCGATCGACGACGTCCTGAAGATTGAAGCGCGGATCGTGGCCTCGGGAGCGATCCACCGCGTTTACACCGTCGGCAAGGTCAACGGCCCCTGGCTCTGGCTCGAAGCCGAGGACCTTGCCGGCTGGATCAAGAGCGACCGCGTCTTGCCCTTCGACCAGGCTCTGGAGGCCGCCTCCGAGCGGATCGCCTCCGCAAACCCGTCGGCCGAGGATTACCTGACCCGAGGCCTGCTCTGGGCCGATCGCGGCCGTCCCGATCTCGCCGAAGCCGACTTCGACGAGGCCATCCGGCTCGAACCCGAATGGCGCACTCCCTGGCTCAACCGCGGCAACCTTCGCCGCGCCGACGGGAGGCCGAACGAGGCTCTCGACGACCTGAACCGCGCCGTGCAGCTCGCCCCGCTCGACCCCTTGCCCTATTACAACCGAGGGCTCACCTGGCTCGACCTCAAGGAGCCGAAGCGCGCCTACGATCAGTTCGGCCTGGCGCTTCGGGTCGATCCGAACCACGCCGCCGCCCGATTCAATCGCGCGGCCCTCGGAGTCGCCCTTGGCCTCGACGGCGGAGCGGCCGATGCCGAGGCCTTCCTCGTGCTCGTCGGCTGGTACGAGGCCCTGTCCCCCTACGCCGCACTGCTCGCGAGCCTCGAACACCGCCGCGAAGGTCGAGAGGCTCAGGCCGATGGCCTGCTCGCCGCTGCGGCCGAGGATCGCGACCTCTCCGTCTGGCCCGGCCCGATTCTCGACTACCTGCTCGGCGATCTTCCCCTCGAAGACCTCATCGCCGCCGCCAAAACCCCCGACCAGCAGGCCGAGGCCCGGGCCTACGCCGGAATCGCCCTCCAGATGGAAGGCCAGACCGACCAGGCCCGGCCCTTGCTCCAGTGGGTCGTCGAGTCCGCCGACCCGGCCCGCATCCCCCATCTGCTCGCCCGATCGGCGCTTGAACCCCCGGTCAACCAGGAGCCGGACCCCGCGCCGGATGCGCAGCCCGGATCCGAGTCGCTCCCCTGA